In one Lolium rigidum isolate FL_2022 chromosome 3, APGP_CSIRO_Lrig_0.1, whole genome shotgun sequence genomic region, the following are encoded:
- the LOC124698762 gene encoding F-box only protein 13-like, translated as MILHVHRCFMLEEFERILVLTCFFLSQMQQSCGSHRGMELSTEMSMAPPASCRKRKCPPPGLADIHEDMLERVLARLPPASFFRLRAVCREWRAAAASPTFLDACARVPSRDPWFLMLSERARPTVAFDAAERSWNPCHAAPGSMPVAASGGLVLYRAPATGALSVSNPLTGMSRALPAPPQGQGVPQLHAIAMYGSPYRVALFTGEVPDLSMSVFDSSKDSWEAPVALARRHDTSTTDAPAQGGGGADDSTVYFLSKSGDVVATNMQRSASKQYSSVAVPSERGAGEAVAYFLGHSGTVVACDTATRTFAELPRILPVHFEYSIDLVACNGAAYAVVLSEYLDTASLRLWQFADGAWRQVAAMPPAMSHGFYGKKADINCVGHGDRVMVCVSSGDVNGCFMCDVGSDRWEELPKCINGNGEVNEFLAAFSFEPRVEINV; from the coding sequence atgattctacatgtgcacagaTGTTTCATGTTAGAAGAATTTGAACGAATTCTTGTATTAACTTGCTTCTTCTTGTCCCAAATGCAGCAGTCTTGTGGTAGCCATCGCGGAATGGAGCTGAGCACGGAGATGTCAATGGCGCCGCCGGCCAGCTGCAGGAAGCGCAAGTGCCCACCGCCCGGCCTGGCGGACATCCACGAGGACATGCTGGAGCGCGTCCTCGCGCGCCTCCCGCCAGCCAGCTTCTTCCGCCTCCGCGCCGTCTGCCGAGAGTGGCGCGCGGCCGCCGCGTCCCCGACATTCCTCGACGCCTGCGCACGCGTCCCCTCCCGCGACCCGTGGTTCCTCATGCTCTCCGAGCGTGCCCGTCCTACCGTTGCCTTCGACGCCGCCGAGCGCTCCTGGAACCCCTGCCACGCCGCGCCAGGGTCCATGCCGGTGGCCGCGTCGGGGGGCCTTGTCCTCTACCGCGCGCCGGCCACCGGCGCGCTATCCGTCTCCAACCCTCTCACCGGCATGTCTCGCgcgctccccgcgccgccgcaggGCCAGGGCGTGCCCCAGCTCCACGCAATTGCCATGTACGGCTCCCCCTACCGCGTGGCGCTCTTCACGGGCGAGGTCCCTGACCTGTCCATGTCGGTGTTCGACTCGTCCAAGGACTCCTGGGAGGCCCCCGTGGCGCTTGCCCGCAGGCACGACACCTCCACCACCGACGCACCGGcgcagggtggcggcggcgcagacGATAGCACGGTCTACTTCCTGAGCAAGTCCGGCGACGTGGTGGCCACCAACATGCAGCGCAGCGCGTCGAAGCAGTACTCCTCGGTGGCCGTCCCGTCCGAGCGAGGCGCCGGCGAGGCCGTGGCGTACTTCCTGGGCCACTCGGGCACGGTCGTCGCGTGCGACACGGCGACCCGCACATTCGCCGAGCTGCCGCGGATCCTCCCCGTGCACTTCGAGTACTCCATCGACCTCGTGGCGTGCAACGGCGCCGCCTACGCCGTCGTCCTCTCCGAGTACCTCGACACGGCGAGCCTGCGCCTGTGGCAGTTTGCGGACGGCGCGTGGAGGCAGGTCGCGGCCATGCCCCCCGCCATGTCGCACGGGTTCTACGGCAAGAAGGCCGACATCAACTGCGTCGGCCACGGCGACCGTGTCATGGTCTGCGTCAGCTCCGGCGACGTCAACGGCTGCTTCATGTGCGACGTGGGCAGCGACCGCTGGGAGGAGCTGCCCAAGTGCATCAATGGCAATGGAGAGGTCAACGAGTTCTTGGCCGCCTTCTCCTTCGAGCCTAGGGTGGAGATCAACGtctaa